Proteins encoded in a region of the Salipiger sp. CCB-MM3 genome:
- a CDS encoding SDR family NAD(P)-dependent oxidoreductase — MLSGTHALVTGGGTGIGLAIARALATAGAEVTIAGRRAEVLQAAAGPRLHPLVMDVSDEASVQQGLAEATAARGPFGICIANAGLAEPSELASTSLETWRRTMATNLDGAFLTIREVLPAMLEAGWGRVIAISSVAGLRGMRRAVPYVASKHGLVGLIRALAADHAGLPVTFNALCPGYVETEIAPRNIERVMAREGLTQGEATALVHSANPHNRLIAPDEIASAVLWLCGPGSGSVNGQAIEISGGQF; from the coding sequence ATGCTCAGCGGAACCCACGCCCTGGTGACAGGCGGCGGCACGGGCATCGGGCTTGCCATTGCGCGGGCTCTGGCCACTGCCGGGGCCGAGGTGACCATCGCCGGGCGCCGCGCCGAGGTTCTGCAGGCCGCCGCCGGGCCTCGCCTGCATCCGCTGGTCATGGATGTCTCGGATGAGGCCTCGGTGCAGCAGGGCCTCGCCGAGGCCACCGCCGCGCGCGGGCCCTTCGGCATCTGCATCGCCAATGCGGGCCTCGCCGAGCCGTCGGAGCTTGCCAGCACCAGCCTCGAGACATGGCGGCGCACCATGGCCACAAATCTCGACGGTGCCTTTCTGACGATCCGCGAGGTGCTTCCTGCCATGCTCGAGGCGGGCTGGGGCCGCGTCATCGCAATCTCCTCGGTCGCGGGCCTGCGCGGCATGCGCCGCGCCGTGCCCTATGTCGCCTCGAAACACGGGCTGGTCGGGCTGATCCGCGCGCTGGCCGCCGATCACGCGGGCCTGCCGGTCACCTTCAACGCGCTCTGCCCCGGCTATGTCGAGACCGAGATCGCCCCGCGCAATATCGAACGCGTCATGGCCCGCGAAGGGCTGACGCAGGGCGAGGCCACGGCGCTCGTTCACTCCGCCAATCCCCATAATCGCCTGATCGCCCCGGACGAGATCGCAAGCGCCGTGCTCTGGCTCTGCGGTCCCGGCTCGGGCAGCGTGAACGGTCAGGCCATCGAAATATCAGGAGGCCAGTTTTGA
- the rpsR gene encoding 30S ribosomal protein S18: protein MAAKPFFRRRKVCPFSGDNAPKIDYKDTRLLQRYISERGKIVPSRITAVSAKKQRELARAIKRARFLALLPYAVK, encoded by the coding sequence ATGGCTGCAAAACCGTTTTTCCGCCGTCGCAAAGTCTGCCCCTTCTCGGGCGACAACGCACCCAAAATCGACTACAAGGACACCCGTCTCCTGCAGCGCTACATCTCTGAGCGCGGCAAGATCGTCCCGTCCCGCATCACCGCAGTGTCGGCAAAGAAGCAGCGTGAACTGGCCCGTGCCATCAAGCGCGCCCGCTTCCTCGCCCTGCTGCCCTACGCCGTGAAATAA
- the kynU gene encoding kynureninase: MTTSPDALFAWTKEQFHLPLGLIYLDGNSLGPLPKATPERVQRMMTDEWGEHLITGWNACGWMGMPSELGDRVGRLIGAERGHTVIGDTLSIKVFQALAAAVSMNPGRKVILSDTGNFPSDLYMAEGLIELLGDEYELRLAEPHRLAEEITEEVAVLLVTEVDYRTGRRHDVAALTERAHEMGALAIWDLAHSAGALPVDVAGGGADFAVGCTYKYLNAGPGAPAFIYVAPRHADHAEPALSGWLGHDTPFAFERSYRPASGIERMRVGTPPVLQMAALDAALDVWDRIDMKALRRRSLELTGLMIEEVETHCPGLKLATPRENDKRGSQVSFRFEHGYAAMQALIDQGVIGDFRAPDIMRFGITPLYIGEDEIREAVEILARILRGAIWDQPKYQRRKRVT; encoded by the coding sequence TTGACCACATCCCCCGACGCGCTCTTTGCCTGGACGAAAGAGCAGTTCCACCTGCCGCTCGGGCTCATCTATCTCGACGGCAATTCGCTGGGTCCGCTGCCCAAGGCCACGCCCGAGCGCGTGCAGAGGATGATGACCGACGAATGGGGCGAGCATCTGATCACCGGCTGGAACGCCTGCGGCTGGATGGGCATGCCCAGCGAGCTTGGCGACCGCGTTGGCCGCCTCATCGGTGCCGAGCGCGGGCATACGGTGATTGGCGACACGCTGTCGATCAAAGTGTTTCAGGCGCTGGCGGCGGCGGTCTCGATGAACCCGGGCCGCAAGGTGATCCTGTCGGACACCGGCAATTTCCCCTCTGATCTCTATATGGCCGAGGGGCTGATCGAGCTTCTGGGCGACGAATATGAACTCCGCCTCGCCGAGCCGCACCGGCTGGCCGAAGAGATCACCGAAGAGGTTGCCGTGCTCTTGGTGACCGAGGTCGATTATCGCACCGGGCGGCGCCACGATGTGGCCGCGCTCACCGAGCGGGCGCATGAGATGGGCGCGCTGGCGATCTGGGATCTGGCGCATTCGGCGGGCGCGCTGCCGGTGGATGTGGCGGGCGGCGGGGCCGATTTCGCCGTCGGCTGCACCTATAAATACCTCAACGCCGGGCCCGGCGCGCCGGCCTTCATCTATGTCGCACCGCGCCATGCGGACCATGCCGAACCCGCGCTGTCGGGCTGGCTCGGCCATGACACGCCCTTCGCCTTCGAGCGCAGCTATCGCCCCGCCTCGGGGATCGAGCGGATGCGCGTCGGCACGCCGCCGGTGCTGCAGATGGCGGCGCTCGACGCGGCGCTGGACGTCTGGGACCGGATCGACATGAAGGCGCTGCGCCGGCGCTCGCTGGAATTGACCGGCCTGATGATCGAAGAGGTCGAGACCCATTGCCCGGGCCTGAAGCTCGCCACACCGCGCGAGAACGACAAGCGCGGCAGTCAGGTCAGCTTTCGCTTCGAGCATGGCTATGCGGCGATGCAGGCGCTGATCGATCAAGGCGTGATCGGTGATTTCCGCGCGCCCGACATCATGCGCTTTGGCATCACGCCGCTTTACATCGGCGAGGATGAGATCCGTGAGGCGGTGGAAATTCTTGCGCGTATCCTGCGCGGCGCGATCTGGGATCAGCCCAAATACCAGCGCCGCAAGCGCGTCACCTGA
- the rpsF gene encoding 30S ribosomal protein S6 has protein sequence MPLYEHVFITRQDLSNAQAEGLVEHFGTVLSDNGGKVVESEYWGVKTMAYKINKNRKGHYAFLKTDAPATAVQEMERLMRLHDDVMRVLTIKVEEHAEGPSVQMQKRDEREGRGERRGRN, from the coding sequence ATGCCGCTTTATGAGCATGTTTTCATCACGCGTCAGGATCTTTCCAACGCGCAGGCTGAAGGCCTTGTCGAACACTTCGGCACCGTCCTTTCGGACAACGGCGGCAAAGTCGTCGAATCCGAGTACTGGGGCGTGAAGACCATGGCCTACAAGATCAACAAGAACCGTAAAGGCCACTACGCCTTCCTGAAGACCGACGCTCCGGCGACTGCGGTTCAGGAAATGGAGCGTCTGATGCGCCTGCATGACGACGTCATGCGCGTTCTGACGATCAAGGTCGAAGAGCACGCCGAGGGCCCCTCGGTGCAGATGCAGAAGCGCGACGAGCGCGAAGGTCGCGGCGAACGCCGTGGCCGTAACTGA
- a CDS encoding DUF2270 domain-containing protein: MDGPEPRAAQKPRKMLDSSEITALSHLYRGEVYRSTIWRTRLDTTTNWAVVTLGIALSISYSSPAASPLPLILVGILILFFLMQEARRYRYFNVWRARCRWMETHFFAPMLHDGDLHMEEGWQQTLAEDYWKPRYHVSLWVAIGRRIRRNYVWILLIQSVAYIGKLLVHPEPLTAPVQLIERAGVGPIHGGLVLAAGAGYCAAWSVAALISWRDDQRRAQMRRDRTSMG, translated from the coding sequence ATGGACGGACCCGAGCCCCGTGCCGCGCAGAAGCCGCGCAAGATGCTCGACAGCTCGGAGATCACCGCGCTGTCGCATCTCTATCGCGGCGAGGTCTATCGCTCGACCATCTGGCGCACCCGGCTCGACACCACCACCAATTGGGCGGTGGTGACGCTGGGGATCGCGCTGTCGATCTCCTACAGCTCGCCCGCCGCCTCGCCGCTGCCGCTGATCCTTGTCGGCATTCTGATCCTGTTCTTCCTGATGCAGGAGGCGCGGCGCTATCGCTACTTCAACGTCTGGCGCGCGCGCTGCCGCTGGATGGAGACGCATTTCTTTGCTCCCATGCTGCACGACGGCGATCTGCATATGGAGGAGGGCTGGCAGCAGACGCTGGCCGAGGATTACTGGAAGCCGCGCTACCACGTCTCGCTCTGGGTGGCGATCGGGCGGCGCATCCGGCGCAATTACGTGTGGATTCTGCTGATCCAGAGCGTCGCCTATATCGGCAAGCTGCTGGTCCACCCCGAGCCGCTGACCGCGCCGGTGCAGCTGATCGAGCGGGCGGGGGTGGGGCCTATTCACGGCGGCTTGGTTCTGGCGGCCGGGGCGGGGTATTGCGCGGCGTGGAGCGTTGCGGCGCTGATCAGCTGGCGCGACGACCAGCGGCGCGCTCAGATGCGCCGGGACCGGACCAGCATGGGCTGA
- a CDS encoding methyltransferase family protein, producing the protein MPRTLDLPPVWLLAFLALAWTQARHFPMGLSFGPVWADLLGGLLVGGGVLIAAVALTEMRRQRTTFMPHAEADRLVTSGIFRFSRNPIYLGDVMILTGLILYWDAVPSLVLLPVFVWVLEKRFIVPEEVRLRRKFVAEFRKYEQQTRRWL; encoded by the coding sequence ATGCCGCGCACCCTCGATCTGCCGCCGGTCTGGCTGCTGGCGTTTCTGGCTTTGGCATGGACGCAGGCGCGGCATTTCCCCATGGGGCTGAGCTTTGGGCCGGTCTGGGCCGATCTCTTGGGCGGGCTGCTGGTGGGCGGCGGTGTGCTGATCGCCGCTGTGGCACTGACCGAGATGCGGCGCCAGCGCACCACCTTCATGCCGCATGCCGAGGCGGATCGGTTGGTGACTTCGGGGATTTTTCGCTTTTCCCGCAACCCGATCTATCTGGGGGATGTGATGATTCTGACCGGACTCATTCTTTATTGGGATGCGGTGCCGTCTCTGGTGTTGCTGCCGGTCTTCGTCTGGGTGCTGGAAAAACGCTTCATCGTGCCGGAAGAGGTGCGGCTGCGTCGCAAGTTTGTTGCCGAGTTTCGGAAATATGAGCAACAAACCCGCCGGTGGCTTTGA
- a CDS encoding NAD(P)(+) transhydrogenase (Re/Si-specific) subunit beta, with translation MEFGFTTAAYVVAAVLFILSLGGLSGQESAKRAVWYGIVGMGLAVFATLIGPGSGLWLLSVILIAAGGIIGTYVAKKVEMTEMPQLVAAMHSLVGLAAVFVGFNAHLTMRSVEKLRAASDLAKDAFEHMVTTDHGVFAGLVAHKSPVELSILQVELFLGIFIGAVTFTGSVIAYGKLAGKVTSKAEKLPGGHILNASAAALSVICLIWYMNTAGLFPVLIMTLCALFIGYHLIMGIGGADMPVVVSMLNSYSGWAAAAIGFSLSNDLLIVVGALVGSSGAILSYIMCKAMNRSFISVILGGFGGTSGPAMEVEGEQVAIDVDGVASALEEADSVIIVPGYGMAVAQAQQNVAELTRKLRAKGKEVRFAIHPVAGRLPGHMNVLLAEAKVPYDIVLEMDEINEDFPETDVVIVIGSNDIVNPAAQEDPNSPIAGMPVLEVWKAKQVFVSKRGQGTGYSGIENPLFYKDNTRMYYGDAKQSIGELLNKIS, from the coding sequence ATGGAATTCGGATTCACGACGGCGGCCTATGTGGTCGCGGCCGTTCTGTTCATCCTGTCGCTGGGTGGCCTCTCGGGGCAGGAAAGCGCCAAGCGCGCCGTGTGGTACGGCATTGTCGGCATGGGCCTCGCGGTCTTCGCCACGCTGATCGGCCCGGGCTCGGGCCTCTGGCTGCTCTCGGTCATCCTGATCGCGGCGGGCGGCATCATCGGCACCTACGTGGCCAAGAAGGTCGAGATGACCGAGATGCCGCAGCTGGTTGCCGCCATGCACTCGCTGGTGGGTCTCGCGGCGGTCTTCGTCGGCTTCAACGCGCATCTCACCATGCGCAGCGTCGAGAAGCTTCGCGCGGCCTCCGATCTTGCGAAGGACGCCTTCGAGCATATGGTGACGACCGACCACGGCGTATTCGCGGGGTTGGTGGCGCATAAGTCGCCCGTCGAGCTGAGCATCCTGCAGGTCGAGCTCTTCCTCGGCATCTTCATCGGTGCGGTGACCTTCACCGGCTCGGTGATCGCTTACGGCAAGCTGGCGGGCAAGGTGACCTCGAAGGCCGAGAAACTGCCGGGCGGGCACATCCTGAACGCCTCTGCAGCGGCGCTCTCGGTGATCTGCCTGATCTGGTACATGAACACCGCCGGGCTCTTCCCGGTGCTGATCATGACGCTCTGCGCGCTCTTCATCGGCTACCACCTGATCATGGGCATCGGCGGCGCCGACATGCCGGTGGTGGTCTCGATGCTGAACAGCTACTCGGGCTGGGCCGCGGCGGCCATCGGCTTCTCGCTCAGCAACGATCTGCTGATCGTCGTCGGTGCGCTAGTGGGCTCCTCGGGTGCGATCCTGAGCTACATCATGTGTAAGGCGATGAACCGCTCGTTCATCTCGGTGATCCTCGGCGGCTTCGGCGGTACATCCGGTCCTGCGATGGAAGTCGAAGGCGAGCAGGTGGCGATCGACGTCGACGGCGTGGCCTCGGCGCTCGAAGAAGCCGACAGTGTCATCATCGTGCCGGGCTACGGCATGGCCGTGGCGCAGGCGCAGCAGAACGTCGCGGAACTCACCCGCAAGCTGCGTGCCAAGGGCAAGGAGGTGCGTTTCGCCATCCACCCCGTGGCGGGCCGTCTGCCGGGCCACATGAACGTGCTGCTGGCCGAGGCGAAAGTGCCTTACGATATCGTTCTGGAAATGGACGAGATCAACGAGGACTTCCCCGAGACCGACGTGGTCATCGTCATCGGCTCGAATGACATCGTGAACCCCGCCGCGCAGGAAGACCCCAACTCGCCCATCGCCGGCATGCCGGTGCTGGAAGTGTGGAAGGCCAAGCAGGTCTTTGTCTCCAAGCGCGGTCAGGGCACCGGCTACTCGGGCATTGAGAACCCGCTGTTCTACAAGGACAACACGCGGATGTACTACGGTGACGCGAAACAGTCGATTGGCGAGCTGCTGAACAAGATCAGCTGA
- a CDS encoding peroxiredoxin: MKAGVALPNVTFRTRVRDESIEGPNPFRWQDMTTADYFKGKRVILFSLPGAFTPTCSTYQLPGFEKNAETFRAQGIDAIYCMSVNDSFVMNQWAKSQNLENVSVIPDGSGEFTRRIGMLVNKDNLGFGMRSWRYAAIINDGVVEAWFEEPGLCDNHGEDPYGVSSPENLLEYLASAKAEAAA, encoded by the coding sequence ATGAAAGCCGGTGTCGCCCTCCCCAATGTCACCTTCCGCACCCGCGTGCGTGACGAGTCCATCGAAGGTCCGAACCCCTTCCGCTGGCAGGACATGACCACTGCCGATTATTTCAAAGGCAAGCGCGTCATCCTGTTCTCGCTGCCGGGCGCCTTCACCCCGACCTGCTCGACCTACCAGCTGCCGGGCTTCGAGAAGAACGCCGAGACCTTCCGCGCGCAGGGCATCGACGCGATCTATTGCATGTCGGTGAACGACAGCTTCGTGATGAACCAATGGGCGAAGTCGCAGAACCTCGAGAACGTCTCGGTCATCCCCGACGGCTCGGGCGAGTTCACCCGCCGCATCGGCATGCTGGTGAACAAGGACAACCTCGGCTTCGGCATGCGCTCGTGGCGCTATGCGGCGATCATCAACGACGGCGTGGTCGAGGCATGGTTCGAAGAGCCGGGCCTGTGCGACAACCACGGCGAAGACCCCTATGGCGTGTCCAGCCCGGAAAACCTGCTGGAGTATCTCGCCAGCGCCAAGGCCGAAGCCGCGGCCTGA
- a CDS encoding Re/Si-specific NAD(P)(+) transhydrogenase subunit alpha: MKIGTPTEIFEGEARVAMTPDSALQLQKLGYDCLIQSGAGAKAGFADAAYEAAGVTVVADADALWSGADIIAKVRPPSEEEAARLTPEKLLISFFYPASNEALMKQAADLGASVIAMDMVPRISRAQKMDALSSMANIAGYRAVIEAGNNFGRFFTGQVTAAGKVPPAKVLIVGAGVAGLAAIGTSTSLGAITYAFDVRPEVAEQVESMGAEFVYLDFEEEQADGASSGGYASVSSPEFREAQLAKFRELAPEMDIVITTALIPNREAPELWTEDMVQAMKPGSVIVDLAAERGGNCKLTVMDEKIVTDNGVTIIGYTDFPSRMATQSSTLYATNIRHMMADLTPEKDGTVNHNMDDDVIRGATIAHAKEVTFPPPPPKTKAIAAQKPKEKAPELTPEEKRAQEVAAFKAQTKQQVTLLTVGAVLLLGVGLVAPASFMQHFIVFVLSVFVGFQVIWNVSHSLHTPLMAVTNAISSIIILGALMQIGSGNWLVIILAALSVFMAGINIFGGFLVTRRMLAMFQKS; encoded by the coding sequence GTGAAGATCGGAACGCCGACAGAGATTTTCGAGGGTGAGGCGCGTGTCGCCATGACCCCGGACTCGGCGCTGCAACTGCAGAAGCTGGGTTACGATTGCCTGATACAGTCAGGCGCCGGCGCGAAGGCAGGCTTTGCCGACGCGGCCTATGAGGCCGCTGGCGTGACCGTGGTGGCAGATGCCGACGCGCTGTGGAGCGGCGCCGACATCATCGCCAAGGTGCGCCCGCCGAGTGAAGAGGAAGCGGCCCGGCTGACGCCCGAGAAGCTGCTGATCTCCTTCTTCTACCCGGCCTCGAACGAGGCACTGATGAAGCAGGCCGCCGATCTCGGTGCCAGCGTGATCGCGATGGACATGGTGCCGCGCATCAGCCGCGCGCAGAAGATGGACGCGCTGTCGTCCATGGCCAACATCGCCGGCTACCGCGCGGTGATCGAGGCGGGCAACAACTTCGGCCGCTTCTTCACCGGTCAGGTGACCGCCGCCGGCAAGGTGCCGCCCGCCAAAGTGCTGATCGTCGGCGCCGGTGTGGCCGGTCTTGCGGCCATCGGCACCTCGACCTCGCTGGGCGCCATCACCTATGCCTTCGACGTGCGCCCGGAAGTGGCCGAGCAGGTCGAGAGCATGGGCGCAGAGTTCGTCTACCTCGACTTCGAGGAAGAGCAGGCCGACGGCGCCTCCTCGGGCGGCTACGCCTCTGTCTCCAGCCCCGAGTTCCGTGAAGCCCAGCTTGCCAAGTTCCGTGAACTTGCGCCCGAGATGGACATCGTTATCACCACCGCCCTCATTCCGAACCGGGAAGCTCCCGAGCTGTGGACCGAGGACATGGTGCAGGCGATGAAGCCCGGCTCGGTGATCGTCGATCTGGCGGCAGAGCGCGGCGGCAACTGCAAGCTGACGGTGATGGACGAGAAGATCGTCACCGACAACGGCGTGACCATCATCGGCTACACCGACTTCCCGAGCCGCATGGCGACGCAGAGCTCGACGCTCTACGCCACCAACATCCGGCACATGATGGCCGACCTGACGCCAGAGAAGGACGGCACGGTCAACCACAACATGGACGACGACGTGATCCGCGGCGCGACCATCGCGCACGCCAAAGAGGTCACCTTCCCGCCGCCGCCGCCGAAAACCAAGGCGATCGCGGCGCAGAAGCCGAAGGAAAAGGCGCCCGAACTGACGCCGGAAGAGAAGCGCGCGCAGGAAGTGGCCGCCTTCAAGGCGCAGACGAAACAGCAGGTGACCCTGCTCACCGTCGGTGCCGTGCTGCTGCTCGGCGTGGGCCTCGTGGCACCCGCTAGCTTCATGCAGCACTTCATCGTCTTCGTGCTGTCGGTCTTTGTCGGCTTCCAAGTGATCTGGAACGTCTCGCATTCCCTGCACACCCCGCTGATGGCCGTGACCAACGCCATCTCCTCGATCATCATCCTTGGCGCGCTGATGCAAATCGGCTCGGGCAACTGGCTGGTGATCATCCTTGCCGCGCTTTCGGTCTTTATGGCCGGGATCAACATCTTCGGCGGCTTCCTCGTGACACGGCGCATGCTCGCCATGTTCCAGAAATCGTAA
- the rplI gene encoding 50S ribosomal protein L9, translating into MQVILLERVAKLGQMGDVVDVKPGFARNYLLLQGKALTASKENIAQFEEQKAQLEARNLESKKEAEALGEKLGGQQFVVIRQASDGGNLYGSVTTRDAADVATEEGFSIDRKQVIIRQPIKELGLHEVEVHLHPEVMVTINLNVARSPEEAELQASGKSIQELAAEEEAQAEFEISELFDDIGSAASDDDDAPAAAEAEETEDNA; encoded by the coding sequence ATGCAAGTCATTCTTCTGGAACGCGTGGCCAAGCTCGGCCAAATGGGCGATGTCGTTGACGTGAAGCCCGGCTTCGCGCGCAACTACCTGCTGCTGCAGGGCAAGGCACTGACCGCGTCGAAAGAGAACATCGCGCAGTTCGAAGAGCAGAAAGCTCAGCTCGAAGCGCGTAACCTCGAGAGCAAAAAAGAAGCCGAAGCGCTCGGCGAGAAGCTCGGCGGCCAGCAGTTCGTCGTGATTCGTCAGGCGTCCGATGGCGGCAACCTCTACGGTTCGGTCACCACCCGTGACGCCGCAGACGTCGCCACCGAGGAAGGTTTCTCGATCGACCGCAAGCAGGTCATCATCCGTCAGCCGATCAAAGAGCTCGGCCTGCACGAGGTGGAAGTTCACCTGCACCCCGAGGTGATGGTCACCATCAACCTCAACGTCGCACGTTCGCCCGAAGAGGCCGAACTGCAGGCGTCGGGCAAGTCGATCCAGGAACTCGCCGCTGAAGAAGAAGCACAGGCCGAGTTCGAGATCTCGGAACTGTTCGACGACATCGGCAGCGCCGCATCGGACGACGACGACGCTCCGGCAGCCGCCGAAGCCGAAGAGACCGAAGACAACGCCTGA
- the lipA gene encoding lipoyl synthase, producing the protein MRDLKIPAQRHPEKAHRPDNAQPKKPDWIRVKAPGGAGYNETRRIMREHGLVTVCEEAGCPNVGECWSQGHATMMIMGDICTRGCTFCNIATGRPDTLDVFEPGRVADSVAKLGLNHVVITSVDRDDLDDGGAEHFAQTIRAIRHRAPATTIEILTPDFLKSKPGALETVVAARPDVFNHNLETVPGLYPEVRPGARYFHSLRLLQRVKEMDPHIFTKSGIMVGLGEERQQVVQVMDDMRAADIDFLTIGQYLQPTPKHHRVDRFVTPDEFASYEKTAFGKGFLMVSATPLTRSSYHAGDDFARLREAREAKLAKA; encoded by the coding sequence TTGCGAGACCTGAAGATCCCGGCGCAGCGCCATCCGGAAAAGGCGCATCGGCCCGACAATGCCCAGCCCAAGAAACCGGACTGGATTCGCGTCAAGGCGCCCGGCGGCGCGGGCTATAACGAGACCCGCCGCATCATGCGCGAGCATGGTCTCGTCACCGTCTGCGAAGAGGCTGGCTGCCCGAACGTGGGCGAGTGCTGGAGCCAGGGCCACGCCACCATGATGATCATGGGCGACATCTGCACCCGTGGCTGCACCTTCTGCAACATCGCCACCGGCCGCCCCGACACGCTCGACGTCTTCGAGCCGGGCCGCGTCGCCGACTCGGTCGCCAAGCTGGGGCTGAATCACGTGGTGATCACCTCGGTGGACCGCGACGACCTCGACGATGGCGGGGCCGAGCATTTCGCCCAGACCATCCGCGCGATCCGTCACCGTGCGCCTGCCACCACCATCGAGATCCTGACGCCCGACTTCCTCAAGTCGAAGCCCGGCGCGCTGGAGACCGTGGTTGCGGCGCGCCCCGATGTGTTCAACCACAACCTCGAGACCGTGCCCGGCCTCTACCCCGAGGTGCGCCCCGGGGCCCGCTACTTCCACTCGCTGCGCCTGCTGCAGCGCGTGAAAGAAATGGACCCGCATATCTTCACCAAGTCGGGCATCATGGTCGGCCTCGGCGAAGAGCGTCAGCAGGTCGTGCAGGTGATGGACGATATGCGCGCCGCCGACATCGACTTCCTGACCATCGGCCAGTACCTGCAGCCGACGCCGAAGCACCACCGCGTTGACCGTTTCGTCACGCCCGACGAGTTCGCCTCGTATGAGAAGACCGCGTTCGGCAAGGGCTTCCTGATGGTCTCGGCCACGCCGCTGACCCGCTCGAGCTATCACGCGGGCGATGATTTCGCGCGGCTGCGCGAGGCCCGCGAGGCCAAGCTCGCCAAGGCCTGA
- the tig gene encoding trigger factor: MQVNETLNEGLKRAYELILTAEELDAKVNEKLAEAQPEIEMKGFRKGKVPMPLLKKQFGQRLLGESMQEAIDGAMNEHFEKSGDRPALQPQVKMTNEDWKEGDDVAVEMSYEKLPEVPDVDASKITLEKLVVKADDAAVDEALAQLAENAQDFKDRRKGSKAKDGDQVVIDFVGKVDGEAFEGGSAEDYPLVLGSNSFIPGFEEQLVGVKVEEEKAVEVTFPEEYGAENLAGKAAVFDVTVKAVKEPVAAEIDDELAKKFGAEDLEALKGQIRERLEAEYTGASRQVMKRAMLDALDEQVSFELPPSLVEAEAKQIAHQLYHEEHPDDHGHDHGEIEPTDEHNKLAERRVRLGLLLAEIGQKAEIEVTDQEMTQAIMMQARQYPGQERAFFDFVRQNAQMQQQLRAPIFEDKVIDHIAEGANVSEKEVSKEDLQKAVEELDEE; this comes from the coding sequence ATGCAGGTCAACGAGACGCTGAACGAAGGTCTGAAGCGCGCGTACGAGCTCATCCTCACCGCCGAAGAGCTGGACGCGAAGGTGAACGAGAAGCTCGCCGAGGCGCAGCCTGAGATTGAGATGAAGGGCTTCCGCAAGGGCAAGGTCCCGATGCCGCTGCTCAAGAAGCAGTTCGGCCAGCGTCTGCTGGGCGAGAGCATGCAGGAAGCCATCGACGGCGCGATGAACGAGCACTTCGAGAAGTCGGGCGACCGTCCGGCGCTCCAGCCGCAGGTCAAGATGACCAACGAGGACTGGAAAGAAGGCGACGACGTCGCGGTCGAGATGAGCTACGAGAAGCTGCCGGAAGTTCCGGACGTGGACGCGTCGAAAATCACCCTCGAGAAGCTCGTGGTGAAGGCCGATGACGCCGCCGTCGACGAGGCGCTGGCACAGCTGGCCGAGAACGCGCAGGACTTCAAGGACCGCCGCAAGGGCTCCAAGGCGAAAGACGGCGATCAGGTGGTCATCGACTTCGTCGGCAAGGTCGACGGTGAAGCCTTCGAAGGCGGCTCGGCGGAAGACTACCCGCTGGTGCTCGGCTCCAACTCCTTCATCCCCGGCTTCGAAGAGCAGCTGGTCGGCGTGAAGGTCGAGGAAGAGAAGGCCGTCGAGGTCACCTTCCCCGAGGAGTACGGCGCAGAGAACCTCGCAGGCAAAGCCGCTGTCTTTGACGTGACCGTCAAGGCCGTGAAAGAGCCCGTTGCTGCCGAGATCGACGACGAGCTGGCGAAGAAATTCGGTGCCGAGGACCTCGAGGCGCTGAAAGGCCAGATCCGTGAGCGTCTGGAAGCTGAATACACCGGCGCATCGCGTCAGGTGATGAAGCGCGCCATGCTCGACGCGCTGGACGAGCAGGTCTCCTTCGAACTGCCGCCGAGCCTCGTTGAAGCCGAAGCCAAGCAGATCGCGCACCAGCTCTACCACGAAGAGCACCCGGACGATCACGGTCACGACCACGGCGAGATCGAGCCCACCGACGAGCACAACAAGCTTGCAGAGCGCCGTGTGCGTCTTGGCCTGCTGCTCGCCGAGATCGGCCAGAAAGCCGAGATCGAGGTGACCGATCAGGAGATGACCCAGGCGATCATGATGCAGGCGCGTCAGTACCCGGGTCAGGAGCGCGCGTTCTTCGACTTCGTGCGCCAGAACGCTCAGATGCAGCAGCAGCTGCGCGCGCCGATCTTCGAAGACAAGGTCATCGATCACATCGCCGAAGGCGCGAATGTGAGCGAAAAGGAAGTCTCGAAAGAAGACCTCCAGAAGGCCGTCGAAGAGCTCGACGAAGAGTAA